One window from the genome of Magnolia sinica isolate HGM2019 chromosome 4, MsV1, whole genome shotgun sequence encodes:
- the LOC131243735 gene encoding serine/arginine-rich SC35-like splicing factor SCL30 encodes MRRYSPPYYSPPRRGYGGRGRSPPRRGYGGYGGRKEPNNGSLLVRNIPLNCRPEDLRVPFERFGPVRDVYIPKDYYTGEPRGFAFVQFVDPHDASEAQYHMNRQLFGGREITVVVAAETRKRPEEMRTRARVRGPSSYDGRRSSYYGRSRSRSRSVSRSRSPRYPSSSRVRHRSRSYSPAPRRRAELYVSPGRRQGGHSRSPRDHVQGREEDHVRRRSYSPGYDNANRAEAENGYVERGPAYDGEDTRGRWRSPGRGSRSPSGSRSRSADVSPRHSR; translated from the exons ATGAGGAGATACAGCCCACCGTACTACAGTCCTCCAAGGAGGGGATATGGTGGTAGAGGAAGAAGCCCCCCTAGGAGGGGATACGGAGGGTATGGTGGGCGCAAGGAGCCAAATAACGGGAGTTTGTTGGTTCGGAACATTCCTCTGAACTGCAG ACCAGAGGACCTTCGAGTTCCATTTGAAAGATTTGGGCCAGTAAGAGATGTGTATATACCAAAGGACTATTACACAGG GGAACCTCGAGGATTTGCATTTGTGCAGTTTGTCGATCCACATGATGCCTCAGAGGCTCAGTATCACATGAATCGGCAACTATTTGGTGGAAGGGAGAtaactgttgttgttgctgcagaGACCAGAAAAAGGCCTGAGGAAATGCGCACCAGAGCTAGGGTTAG GGGGCCTTCAAGCTATGATGGACGACGATCTTCCTATTATG GGCGCTCTCGTTCTCGATCTCGTTCGGTGTCTCGTTCACGCTCTCCTCGCTACCCTTCAAGTTCACGAGTTCGACACCGATCAAG GTCCTACTCTCCGGCTCCAAGACGCCGAGCTGAGCTCTATGTTTCCCCGGGGAGAAGGCAAGGAGGCCATTCCCGATCCCCGCGGGATCATGTCCAAGGACGAGAGGAGGATCATGTCCGTAGAAGATCGTACTCTCCAGGTTACGACAACGCTAACCGAGCTGAAGCTGAGAATGGCTACGTCGA GAGGGGTCCTGCATATGACGGAGAGGATACACGTGGCCGTTGGAGATCACCAGGGCGTGGCTCAAGGTCGCCATCGGGATCGCGTTCGAGGTCTGCTGACGTGTCACCCAGGCACAGCAGGTGA